A single window of Coriobacteriia bacterium DNA harbors:
- a CDS encoding type II toxin-antitoxin system prevent-host-death family antitoxin produces the protein MDAIPYTTVRASLAEKMDRVCEDHAPIVVTRKANPSVVMISLDDYEALQETTYLLRSPGNTRRLVESIVRLESGEGAQRELAE, from the coding sequence ATGGATGCTATTCCCTATACGACCGTTCGCGCCAGCCTCGCGGAGAAGATGGATCGCGTGTGCGAAGACCACGCACCCATCGTCGTGACGCGCAAAGCGAATCCGTCCGTCGTCATGATCTCGCTCGATGACTACGAGGCGCTGCAGGAGACCACGTATCTGTTGCGTAGCCCGGGCAACACTCGGCGGCTCGTGGAGTCGATCGTCCGTCTTGAGAGCGGCGAAGGTGCACAACGGGAACTCGCCGAGTGA
- a CDS encoding magnesium transporter, with product MIYLSQMLGKPVVDAAGAEIGTINDIAIATGEVFPRVTSLAFVGPDKTPFMLSWRKFVAVFDGEQIMLNVPAPEIRFSYLQPDEVLLSRDLLNKQIVDTQGMKVVRVNDLKLSESRNQLRLLGAEVGARGILRGISPALERAVAAAAKLFGRTLSENLIAWNYMDLLDRDLSQVKLSVTHKRLHELHPADVADILEKLAPAQRAKVFEHLDNEAAADTISELEDELQADVIDDLSERRASALLAEMDPDDAADIIGDLPYDKAEALLRLMGVKESSAIRSLLGYKEKTAGGIMTPEVTTVTDEMTVQQVIDQLRAESDEQESIYYVYVVEANRRLAGVISLRDLLLASPATTIAEIAERDLFVSHVDDDQEDVAEQMSKYDLLALPVVDETGKLLGIVTVDDALDVLEEESAEDLALATGSAEHSGPVASMVSWLLRRNAWLGVWAVVAFAAIVGTPRLFPELGGAAVFLIPAVLLLPLLLRTAEDISQRAIAEMIEDVEEGSSRFWQHLLRDSLFGIALGILVAGAVFMLGELLGLDVQLVAVFAALTGVAVLLVMIAGVAVTQFARARVLADKPVSATALGLSMMVLAAVLYLGLAVGAGALYVRLVGA from the coding sequence GTGATCTACCTGTCCCAGATGCTGGGCAAGCCGGTGGTTGATGCCGCCGGAGCCGAAATCGGCACCATCAACGACATCGCAATCGCCACAGGCGAGGTCTTCCCGCGCGTGACGTCACTGGCGTTCGTCGGACCCGACAAGACGCCGTTCATGCTGTCGTGGCGCAAGTTCGTCGCGGTGTTCGACGGCGAGCAGATCATGCTCAACGTGCCCGCGCCCGAGATCCGTTTCAGCTACCTGCAGCCCGATGAGGTGCTGCTCTCCCGCGACCTGCTCAACAAGCAGATCGTCGACACGCAGGGGATGAAGGTCGTGCGCGTCAACGACCTCAAGCTCTCCGAGTCGCGCAACCAGCTGCGCCTGCTCGGCGCCGAGGTGGGCGCCCGTGGCATCCTGCGCGGCATCTCGCCCGCGCTCGAACGGGCGGTCGCTGCGGCAGCGAAGCTGTTTGGCCGTACGCTCTCAGAGAACCTCATCGCGTGGAACTACATGGACCTCCTCGACCGCGACCTGTCGCAGGTCAAGCTTTCCGTCACCCACAAGCGCCTCCACGAGCTGCACCCCGCAGACGTCGCCGACATCCTCGAGAAGCTCGCCCCGGCGCAGCGCGCCAAGGTCTTCGAGCACCTCGACAACGAAGCCGCCGCCGACACGATCTCCGAGCTCGAAGACGAGCTGCAGGCCGATGTCATCGACGACCTCTCCGAGCGACGCGCGTCCGCCCTGCTCGCCGAGATGGACCCCGACGACGCCGCCGACATCATCGGCGACCTGCCCTACGACAAGGCCGAGGCGTTGCTGCGCCTCATGGGCGTCAAGGAGTCGAGTGCGATCCGCTCGCTGCTCGGCTACAAGGAGAAGACCGCGGGCGGCATCATGACGCCGGAAGTCACCACCGTCACCGACGAGATGACCGTCCAGCAGGTCATCGATCAGCTACGTGCGGAATCCGATGAGCAGGAGAGCATCTACTACGTCTACGTGGTCGAGGCCAACCGCCGGCTCGCGGGCGTGATCTCCCTGCGCGACCTGCTGCTCGCCTCCCCCGCCACCACCATCGCCGAGATCGCCGAGCGCGACCTGTTCGTCAGCCACGTCGACGATGACCAGGAAGACGTCGCCGAGCAGATGAGCAAGTACGACCTGCTCGCGCTACCCGTCGTCGACGAGACCGGCAAGTTGCTCGGAATCGTCACCGTCGACGATGCGCTCGACGTCCTCGAGGAGGAGTCGGCCGAGGACCTCGCGCTGGCCACCGGCTCGGCGGAGCACTCCGGCCCCGTCGCGAGCATGGTGTCGTGGCTGCTGCGCCGCAACGCCTGGCTCGGCGTCTGGGCGGTCGTCGCCTTCGCCGCGATCGTCGGCACCCCGCGGCTCTTCCCGGAGCTCGGCGGCGCGGCCGTCTTCCTGATCCCCGCCGTTCTGCTGCTACCGCTTCTGCTTCGCACCGCCGAGGACATCTCGCAGCGTGCCATCGCCGAGATGATCGAAGACGTCGAGGAGGGCTCATCGCGCTTCTGGCAGCACCTGCTGCGCGACTCGCTCTTCGGCATCGCCCTGGGCATACTCGTCGCGGGTGCTGTCTTCATGCTCGGCGAGTTGCTCGGTCTCGACGTGCAGCTCGTGGCGGTCTTCGCCGCACTCACGGGCGTGGCGGTGCTGCTCGTCATGATCGCCGGCGTGGCAGTCACGCAGTTCGCTCGTGCTCGCGTACTCGCCGATAAGCCCGTCTCGGCAACGGCCCTCGGCCTGTCGATGATGGTGCTCGCAGCCGTCCTGTACCTGGGACTCGCCGTCGGCGCCGGCGCACTGTACGTGCGCCTCGTCGGAGCGTAG
- a CDS encoding Nramp family divalent metal transporter: MTPETTPAAPKRSKKWRFLPLLAALGPGIIAASAGNDAGGIATYSAGGASYGYATLWMIFVMTFSLVIVQEMAARMGAVTGKGFSALIREKFGVRPTLFAMACLLASNAATSVAEFAGIAAALQLFGVSKYVSVPIAAVVVWLLVVRGSYKNVEKVLLALSSVFLAYVVAAFLAKPDWSVVLKATVVPTFIPTSAFVLLVIATIGTTIAPWMQFFVQSNMVDKGATVKDLHYQRIDVIGGAVAANIIAWFIIVTTGTVLYPAGIHADSAEKAALALAPVAGEYASVLFAIGLFGASLLAAFVLPLTAAYAVTEAFGFERGIDRTWAEAPAFNAIYTFVIFFGALFVLLPSAPLVTIMVLSQAVNGVLLPFLLIYMMKIVNDRRIMGRYVNGRIYNVLGWTTVVVVIGLTVALLVMQVLGVK; encoded by the coding sequence GTGACGCCCGAGACCACACCAGCCGCCCCGAAGCGGTCGAAGAAGTGGCGCTTCCTGCCGCTTCTGGCAGCGCTGGGCCCGGGAATCATCGCGGCGTCTGCCGGCAACGACGCCGGTGGCATCGCGACGTACTCGGCGGGCGGCGCGAGCTACGGCTACGCGACGCTGTGGATGATCTTCGTGATGACGTTCTCGCTCGTCATCGTCCAGGAGATGGCCGCGCGCATGGGCGCGGTGACCGGCAAGGGGTTCTCGGCGCTGATCCGCGAGAAGTTTGGCGTGCGACCCACGCTGTTCGCGATGGCGTGCCTGCTTGCGAGCAACGCCGCGACCAGCGTCGCCGAGTTCGCCGGTATCGCAGCGGCGCTTCAGCTCTTCGGCGTCTCGAAGTACGTCTCGGTGCCCATCGCCGCGGTCGTCGTATGGCTGCTGGTGGTGCGCGGAAGCTACAAGAACGTCGAGAAGGTGCTCCTCGCGCTCTCGAGCGTGTTCCTCGCCTACGTGGTCGCCGCGTTCCTCGCGAAGCCCGACTGGAGCGTCGTCCTCAAGGCGACGGTCGTACCCACGTTCATCCCGACCTCGGCATTCGTGCTCCTGGTCATCGCGACGATCGGCACGACGATCGCCCCGTGGATGCAGTTCTTCGTGCAGAGCAACATGGTCGACAAAGGCGCGACCGTCAAAGACCTCCACTACCAGCGCATCGACGTCATCGGCGGTGCGGTCGCGGCAAACATCATCGCGTGGTTCATCATCGTGACGACCGGTACCGTGCTCTACCCCGCCGGCATCCACGCCGACTCCGCCGAGAAGGCCGCGCTCGCGTTGGCCCCCGTGGCCGGCGAGTACGCGAGCGTGCTGTTCGCCATCGGACTGTTCGGCGCATCGCTGCTGGCGGCGTTCGTGCTGCCACTCACGGCTGCGTACGCCGTCACCGAGGCGTTCGGCTTCGAGCGCGGCATCGACCGCACCTGGGCCGAGGCGCCGGCGTTCAACGCCATCTACACCTTCGTCATATTCTTCGGCGCGCTGTTCGTGCTCTTGCCCAGCGCGCCGCTCGTCACGATCATGGTGCTGTCTCAGGCGGTCAACGGCGTGTTGTTGCCGTTCTTGCTCATCTACATGATGAAGATCGTCAACGACCGGCGCATCATGGGGCGCTACGTCAACGGTCGCATCTACAATGTCCTTGGCTGGACGACGGTCGTCGTCGTCATCGGCCTTACCGTCGCGTTGCTGGTCATGCAGGTCCTGGGGGTGAAGTGA
- a CDS encoding 5-formyltetrahydrofolate cyclo-ligase yields MSFDESLAADTPEPDAITAAKHAARQRAREVRDCLDLDVCREHAASIATALSELRELGRVTTVLTYAALPAELDPSLAIDALRARGVRIAYTRIEGEGVLVMHEVSVESELIPGPLAIRQPSPDSPVVAHDAIDAVILPGVAFSEDGARLGYGGGYFDRLLPMLRRDCARIGVAFDEQILSEIPMREHDQHVDVIVTPTRVIRPPRRARMQL; encoded by the coding sequence ATGTCGTTTGACGAGAGTCTCGCTGCCGATACCCCCGAGCCCGATGCCATCACCGCGGCCAAGCACGCCGCGCGGCAGCGTGCTCGCGAAGTGCGAGACTGCCTCGACCTCGACGTGTGTCGCGAGCACGCTGCGTCGATCGCGACCGCACTCAGCGAGCTGCGCGAGCTCGGCCGGGTCACCACCGTGCTCACGTACGCGGCCTTGCCGGCCGAGCTCGACCCATCGCTCGCGATCGACGCGCTCCGCGCGCGCGGCGTGCGCATCGCATACACGCGCATCGAGGGCGAGGGCGTGCTGGTCATGCACGAGGTCTCTGTGGAGTCCGAGCTCATACCCGGGCCGCTCGCGATACGGCAGCCCTCCCCCGACTCGCCGGTCGTCGCGCACGATGCGATCGACGCGGTGATTCTGCCGGGCGTGGCGTTCTCGGAAGACGGCGCGAGGCTCGGCTATGGGGGCGGCTACTTCGACCGGCTGCTGCCGATGCTGCGTCGTGACTGCGCGCGTATCGGAGTCGCGTTCGACGAGCAGATACTCAGCGAAATCCCCATGCGCGAGCACGACCAGCACGTCGACGTGATCGTGACACCCACGCGGGTCATCCGCCCGCCGCGTCGCGCTCGGATGCAGCTCTAG
- a CDS encoding polysaccharide deacetylase family protein, whose amino-acid sequence MSDTEQTHHHRLAPWLLVLVAFSLAAIAFGFVISKEHPVPVTIDGSPVVLSEGTTVANLEARHLLTAQPGRLLSVSGSVVETLGGAPARVLVNGRDAEAEQYLFRNDVIVSESGADTTETTVTVTEPIPVKTRITGRGPVVRLANMGSVGIRRRVVGAKSNETVSEEILKSATDMVVVKTRPHPHEKLVALTFDDGPWPGQTDKILKILEKEGIHATFFFLGVRVKQAPKLARQVAEAGNQIGNHSLGHRNLKTSKPKVIRKQIEGGASVIYEATGVLPTWFRPPYGAVDAQVWKQVRLSRSHGVMWTVDPQDWSRPGVKKIVSRVTKRAKKGSIILLHDGGVNRSQTVKALPKIIKNLKKRGFVFVTVEELVAAD is encoded by the coding sequence TTGTCCGACACCGAACAGACACATCACCACCGACTCGCGCCGTGGCTCCTGGTGCTCGTCGCGTTTTCGCTTGCGGCCATCGCATTCGGATTCGTCATCAGCAAGGAGCACCCGGTTCCCGTGACCATCGACGGTTCGCCCGTGGTTCTCTCGGAGGGCACGACGGTCGCCAACCTCGAAGCGCGGCACCTGCTCACCGCGCAGCCGGGTCGCCTGCTGTCCGTGTCCGGGTCGGTCGTCGAGACGTTGGGCGGCGCGCCTGCGCGGGTCCTCGTCAACGGCCGCGACGCCGAGGCCGAGCAGTACCTGTTCCGCAACGACGTCATCGTCAGCGAGAGCGGCGCGGACACCACCGAGACCACGGTCACGGTGACCGAGCCGATCCCGGTCAAGACTCGCATCACCGGTCGCGGCCCTGTCGTGCGGCTCGCGAACATGGGCTCGGTCGGAATCCGGCGACGCGTTGTGGGCGCGAAATCCAACGAGACCGTCTCGGAGGAGATATTGAAGTCCGCGACCGACATGGTCGTCGTCAAGACCCGGCCACATCCGCACGAGAAGCTCGTCGCCCTGACGTTCGACGACGGTCCCTGGCCCGGTCAGACCGACAAGATTCTCAAGATCCTCGAGAAGGAAGGCATCCACGCGACGTTCTTCTTCCTCGGAGTGCGCGTGAAGCAGGCACCCAAGCTCGCGCGGCAGGTCGCCGAGGCGGGTAATCAGATCGGCAACCACAGCCTGGGTCACCGCAACCTCAAGACCTCCAAACCCAAGGTCATCCGCAAGCAGATCGAGGGTGGGGCGAGCGTTATCTACGAGGCCACGGGCGTGCTGCCAACGTGGTTCCGTCCACCGTACGGCGCGGTCGACGCGCAGGTGTGGAAGCAGGTACGCCTGTCGCGCAGCCACGGCGTGATGTGGACGGTCGACCCGCAGGACTGGAGCCGACCCGGCGTGAAGAAGATCGTGAGCAGGGTGACCAAGCGCGCCAAGAAGGGCTCGATCATCCTGTTGCACGACGGCGGCGTGAACCGCTCGCAGACGGTCAAGGCGCTGCCCAAGATCATCAAGAACCTCAAGAAGCGCGGCTTCGTCTTCGTGACGGTCGAGGAGCTTGTGGCCGCCGATTAG
- a CDS encoding YbaK/EbsC family protein yields the protein MHDLADNIVEFEQSTKTAAEAAEAVGCELGQIVKSLVVVVDGQTPALALVAGDRRGDLPAIAAELGGTKAKMADADTVRAATGYAIGGVSPFALPDGLPVLIDDSLDRFEVVFPAAGTPSSMVRMCRDHLLGVSKGRVARISH from the coding sequence ATGCACGACCTTGCCGACAACATCGTCGAGTTCGAGCAGTCGACCAAGACCGCCGCTGAGGCCGCCGAGGCGGTGGGCTGCGAGCTGGGACAGATCGTGAAGTCGCTGGTCGTCGTGGTCGACGGGCAGACGCCCGCGCTCGCGCTCGTCGCCGGGGACCGCCGGGGCGATCTGCCGGCGATCGCGGCCGAGCTCGGTGGCACGAAGGCGAAGATGGCCGACGCCGATACGGTGCGCGCGGCGACCGGCTACGCGATCGGCGGCGTGTCGCCGTTCGCGCTCCCGGATGGCCTGCCGGTGCTCATCGACGACTCGCTCGACCGCTTCGAGGTGGTGTTTCCAGCCGCAGGCACGCCCTCTTCGATGGTGCGGATGTGCCGTGACCACCTGCTCGGCGTGAGCAAGGGCCGCGTGGCACGCATCTCGCACTGA
- a CDS encoding GNAT family N-acetyltransferase, translating into MTRKLRPLQINDLALLPVGCAGCAFWETAGERERRCGATQDPQLQRDWFDRVADEWGACGRVAYEDDELLGFVKYAPSRYFPQSRTFASAPEDGAVPMISCLHISADARHRGLGTVLLRAALRDLVQRGERRVESFAFAQSGANIDDMPMLGMPFLLRNGFVVTNPHPLYPLMRLELKSLAVFREDLESVLESLRFPLRVPSRAPASFSEER; encoded by the coding sequence ATGACTCGAAAACTGCGCCCTCTACAGATCAACGACCTCGCGCTGCTCCCTGTGGGCTGCGCCGGTTGCGCGTTCTGGGAGACCGCGGGGGAGCGCGAGCGCCGCTGCGGGGCGACTCAGGACCCGCAGCTCCAGCGCGACTGGTTCGATCGCGTCGCCGATGAGTGGGGCGCGTGCGGCCGTGTCGCCTACGAGGACGACGAGCTGCTCGGCTTCGTGAAGTACGCGCCGAGCCGCTACTTCCCGCAGTCCCGGACGTTCGCCTCGGCGCCGGAAGACGGCGCGGTGCCGATGATCAGCTGCCTGCACATCTCGGCAGATGCTCGGCATCGCGGCCTCGGGACGGTGTTGCTGCGTGCAGCGTTGCGCGATCTGGTGCAGCGAGGCGAGCGCAGGGTGGAGTCGTTCGCCTTCGCCCAAAGCGGCGCCAACATCGATGACATGCCCATGCTGGGGATGCCGTTTCTGCTGAGGAACGGGTTCGTGGTGACGAATCCTCACCCGCTCTATCCGCTCATGCGGCTTGAGCTGAAGAGCCTTGCGGTCTTCCGCGAGGACCTGGAGTCGGTACTCGAGTCGCTGAGGTTCCCGCTGCGCGTTCCGAGCAGGGCGCCGGCGTCGTTCTCGGAAGAGAGGTAG
- a CDS encoding PLP-dependent aminotransferase family protein: MGTARVVFDRWHDRYAERLAGVRSSAVRDLFAAASRPDMISLSGGMPAVGLVSHDAVAAAARDAVRHEGSAALQYGSSSGRPEIRALIVQLMGEIGVRLSADDLLVTAGAQQALDLLAKTFIDPGDVIIAEGPTYVGALQAFSAYQPEIRCVPMDDDGMRMDLLEAELRRVGVRGAKFIYTIPNFQNPAGVTMSPERRRRLLELAREYDIPVVEDDPYGRLRFDGGHMKPLRALDDEVIYLGTFSKIFAPGLRLGWVTAPKPILAKILLVKQAADLCGSNFAQVTAERYFQGTRWRRTLQKLTSTYAERRDAMITSLEEHFPAEARWTKPDGGFFVWVELPKFVDCNSMLAEAVERGVTYAPGDGFFPDGRGKNCMRLAFCYAEPEAINEGIRRLAEVVEDRLELYRAFIAAGAIDAEEGAA, translated from the coding sequence ATGGGTACTGCCAGAGTGGTGTTCGACCGGTGGCACGACCGCTATGCCGAGCGGCTCGCGGGCGTGCGTTCCAGCGCGGTTCGCGACCTGTTCGCGGCGGCATCGCGCCCCGACATGATCTCGCTGTCCGGCGGCATGCCGGCCGTGGGGCTCGTCTCACACGACGCGGTCGCTGCTGCCGCCCGCGACGCGGTGCGTCACGAGGGTTCGGCTGCGCTCCAGTACGGTTCAAGTAGCGGTCGGCCCGAGATCCGGGCGCTCATCGTACAGCTCATGGGCGAGATCGGCGTGCGGCTTTCCGCCGACGACCTGCTGGTCACCGCGGGCGCACAGCAGGCGCTCGATCTCCTCGCCAAGACGTTCATCGATCCCGGCGACGTGATCATCGCCGAGGGGCCAACCTACGTGGGAGCGCTCCAGGCGTTCTCGGCATACCAACCGGAGATCCGCTGCGTGCCCATGGACGACGACGGCATGCGCATGGACCTGCTCGAGGCCGAGCTCAGGCGAGTGGGCGTGCGCGGCGCTAAGTTCATCTACACGATCCCCAACTTCCAGAACCCCGCCGGCGTGACGATGTCGCCGGAGCGCCGTCGACGGCTACTCGAACTCGCACGCGAGTACGACATCCCGGTGGTCGAGGACGACCCGTACGGGCGTCTGCGTTTCGACGGCGGTCACATGAAGCCGCTGCGCGCCCTCGACGACGAGGTCATCTACCTCGGCACGTTCAGCAAGATATTCGCGCCCGGACTGCGGTTGGGATGGGTCACCGCACCCAAGCCGATCCTCGCCAAGATACTGCTGGTGAAGCAGGCCGCCGACCTGTGCGGCTCGAACTTCGCGCAGGTCACGGCGGAGCGCTACTTCCAGGGCACCCGCTGGCGCCGTACGCTGCAGAAGCTCACGAGCACCTATGCCGAGCGCCGCGACGCGATGATCACCTCGCTCGAGGAGCATTTCCCCGCCGAGGCGCGCTGGACCAAGCCCGACGGCGGCTTCTTCGTGTGGGTGGAGCTGCCCAAGTTCGTCGACTGCAATTCGATGCTCGCCGAGGCGGTCGAGCGCGGCGTGACCTACGCGCCGGGTGACGGGTTCTTCCCGGACGGCCGTGGCAAGAACTGCATGCGGCTCGCGTTCTGCTACGCCGAGCCCGAAGCGATCAACGAGGGAATCCGCCGACTGGCCGAGGTCGTCGAGGACCGGCTCGAGCTCTACCGCGCCTTCATCGCCGCTGGCGCCATCGACGCCGAAGAGGGCGCAGCGTAG
- a CDS encoding XRE family transcriptional regulator: MKIRSVKPNNHKRAFDVATDAGDFSMPYAKVAPSPSAANRVTEVAADPDFGREAFTYVLESGAEGSVHMDAVLEYNEEPSYMRDLLLYKLTVAAQDAMRRSPLSQREITRRAGTSPAQVQRLLDPTNRSKSVDRLIVLLGAMDCEVDFTVRPARSSR, from the coding sequence GTGAAGATCAGATCGGTGAAGCCCAACAACCACAAGCGTGCGTTCGACGTCGCCACCGACGCAGGGGACTTCTCGATGCCGTACGCGAAGGTCGCGCCTTCGCCGTCCGCGGCAAACCGAGTCACGGAAGTCGCTGCGGACCCGGACTTCGGCCGTGAGGCGTTCACCTACGTGCTCGAATCCGGCGCTGAGGGTTCGGTCCACATGGATGCGGTGCTCGAGTACAACGAGGAGCCGTCGTACATGCGCGATCTGCTCCTCTACAAGCTCACAGTCGCGGCCCAGGATGCGATGCGGCGCAGCCCGCTCTCACAGCGCGAGATCACACGTCGCGCCGGCACTTCGCCGGCGCAGGTCCAGCGGCTGCTCGACCCCACGAACCGCTCAAAGTCGGTCGACCGGCTCATCGTCTTGCTCGGCGCGATGGACTGCGAGGTGGACTTCACGGTGCGCCCTGCGCGGTCTTCGCGTTGA